The following is a genomic window from Cupriavidus basilensis.
GATCGACATGCAGGTCAAGCTGCTTCGCGTGCTGCAGGATGGCCAGTTCGAGCGTGTCGGGGGCGATCGCGCCCGGCATTCGGATTTCCGCCTGATATCGGCCAGCAATCGGGACTTCAAGGCGATGATCGCCAACTCGAGCTTCCGGCTGGACCTGTTCTATCGGATCAGCGCGGTGACGCTGCGGCTGCCGGCATTGCGCGACCGTCTGGAGGACATTCCGGAGCTGGCCGATACCTTCCTGGAGGCGTTTGCGATCCGGCACGGCGCGCCGAAGAAGTCGATTGCCGAATCCGCGATCCGCTTCCTCCAGTCGCGCGCCTGGCCGGGAAATATCCGGCAACTGCAACATGCGATCGAGCGCGCGGCAATCTTCTGCGACGGACCGGTCTTGTCGGTCGCAGAGTTCGGCAGTATGGAAGGCGCTGAGCAGACGCTGGCGTGGCGCCAGAGCGGAGCCCCGGCGGGCGCCGCGGAAAAGTCGCGGCAGCCCGATATCCGTGAAGCGAAGGAACGGCTGGAATCGGCGTTGATTTTGGAAGCCATGCGCCGTACCGGTGGTAACAAGAAGCGCGTCGCCGAAGAACTTGGGATCTCGCGTTCGTACCTCTACAAGCGCCTGAGCATGATGGAGGAAGAAAAGAGCGAGGTGCCGGCGCCGCGCTAGGCGGTTGCGCGGGCCGGCGGTGCAAGCGTCGCTAGTGCCCGCCTACGGAATGATCCGGTTTGCGCGCAGTTCGTCGAACTGGCGCAGGAACATTTGCTCCGAATCCACGGCTTCGCTGAAGCCATGCTGGCGAGCCTTGGTGGTGGACGAAATGACGTCGAACTCCGGGGTGAAGACGAAGTTTCCGTACTTCCAGCCCACCAGTTGCTCGTACGGGATCGGCCGCAGGTCGTGCTCCCTGACCAGTCGCTCCCAGAGCGGTCCCTTGTCGGCCATCATGTGGACCAGATCGATCTTCTGGGCCGCAGCGGTTTCCATGTCGAAGTAGCGCGCGATGGCGGGCCACAAGTCCTGCCACCGGAAAATGTCGCCGTTGGTGATGTTGAACGGCTCGTTGGCAGCGGCCGGATCGGTTGCCATCCACTTGCAGGCGCGTGCCAGCAAGCCGCTGTCGGTCACGTTGTACAGCGCGCGCGCGTTGGCCTCGGAGCCCGGATGGCGCAACGGCAGCCCCAGTGCCTTGGAGATAGTGGCGTACACGGCGAGGACCATGACGAGATTCATCGGGTTGCCGATGGCAAAGCCGCAGATGCCGTGGGGGCGCGCGGCAGACCACGTCCACGCCTTGCCTTTCTGGCGCTGGGCGATGAATGCCTGCTGGTCATAGTAGAAGTTGGGCGGCATGTGACCCGGGTCGGTTTCCTTTGCGGGCGTCTTGAACGGTCCGAGATGATTGCCATACCACTTGGTGCCGTGCATCAGGTTGACGTGCTGGAGCCGGTCCGCCACCGGCTCGATGGCATCCATCAGGTTCGCGAGCAATGCCATGTTCGGCGCCACCATTTCGGCCCAGCCGGCCTTCTCGATGTAGGCAGAGAAGAAGATATGGGTGACCTCCCGCAGCCCGCCGAGCTTGGCCTTCGTATCGCCGGCGTCAAGCAGGTCGGCCGGGATGTGGCGGTACTCGCCGGTGATATCTGGCTCGCGACGCGAAACGGCGATCACATCCCATTCCGGGTCGGCGGCAAGCAGCCGCAGCAGGTTCCGTCCTACCACGCCGGTGGCGCCGGCAATCAGTGCGGTCTTCCTTGGTTGTGTCATGGTGTCTTTTGCTGGTTATCGAATGGCCCGGCCGCCGTCGACGCTCAGGGACGCTCCGGTGATGAAGGCGGCTTCCGCGCTGCACAGGAAGGCCGCCGCCGCTGCCTGGTCTTCCGCGGTCGAGATTCGCTTCAGGGGATGCAACGCCAGCCGCTCCTGGGCCCGATCCGCGGTGTTGCCATGAATGTTGCGGAACATCGGGGTATCGACGGTGCCGGGGCAGATCGCGTTGACGCGAATGCCGTCGTTGGCCAGTTCCAGTGCCAGGGCGCGGGTCAGGGAATCCACGCCGCCCTTGCTGGCGGCGTAAGCGCTGTGACGCAGGCTGCCGCGCAGCGCGTCGATGGAGGCCACATTGAGGATGCACGGCGAGTCGCTGCGCTTCAGCAGCGTCAGCATGGTCCGGCAGCCAAGGAAGGCGCCGGTCAGGTTGACGCCGATGACTTCGTTCCAGTCCGCCAGGCTGGTGTCCTCCAATGGCGCCTCGCGCAGGATGCCGGCATTGTTCACCAGCACGTCGAGTTGCCCGACTTCGGTACCGATACGATCTGCCAGCCTTTGCCAGTCCGCTTCGGAGCGGACATCACCGCTTACGGCGCGCTCGCGATCCTGCGGCATGCGGTCAAATCGGTATACGGTCCAGCCGTCCCGTTCGAAGCGTTCGGCAATGGCAAGGCCAATGCCAACGGCCGCCCCGGTAACCAGCGCCGTTCTTGGTTTCGCTTCAGGCATGTTTGTTCCTCTTGTGAATGACCTTCTGGATGGCAACCAGCGCAAGCCGGTAGGAGTCGACACCAAGCCCTGTCACCATGCCTGCGCTCTCGGAAGCGGTAACAGAATGCATGCCGCGGGCGTCGATATTGCTCATATGCACTTCGATGTAGGGCAGCGGCACCGCTTTCAGGCAATCGCGCAAGGCATGACCCGCATAGAGAAAGCCCGCGGGATTCATGACAAGACCGTCTACTTGCTCGCGTGTGGCGCGATAAATGGCGCTGATGGCTTCACCTTCGACGTTGGTGTAGAGGATGTCGAGTTGCATGCCGAGCCCCACGGCGTCCGCGCGCAGGATGTCGTCCAGTTCGGCGGCGGTGGTGGTGCCATAGATTTCCGGCTGGCGAAAACCCAGATACTCCATGTTGGCACCCTGGATCAGCAGAATTCGCATTACAAGTCCTCCTGGTTCAGTGAGCACAGCAGACGATAGGTGCCGACGTAGGCGTCCGGGAACTGCCGGCGCAGCGTGTTCGCCACGCGATTTGCCACTTCGGGCCGCAGGTATTCCAACACCAGGCAGGCGTTGATCTTCACGTCACCGCCGCGCAGTGCTTCTTCTGCGGAGATCTCCTTCGTGTCGGGCTCCGCCGAGATCCACATCTCGGAATGCGTGTGCGCCGCGTCGACCTCCAGCATGCCAACGGCGTCGCGCAGCCGCGGGTAGGCATCGGCTGCATTCAGCGCAACGGTCAGCACCACGCTGCCGCGACTCGCCCCGCGGAGATCGCGCCGCTCGCAGACCGTGCGGGACATGTTGGTGAAGCCGTCCTGCATCATGGAGATGGTGCGCGCGGTGGGGTGGGCGAGCCGTTCGCGATATGCCGCCGACCTCAGCACCTCGGGATGGACCACCTCGTAGGTGGTCAGGAACTGCCGCGAAGCGCAGATGGCTTCGAACCGGCGACCCGTCAGGAAGCCGGCGATGCCAAGCCGCTCCGGCAGGTGTTCCTCCTGATACCAGGATTCGTAGGCTGCTGCGCGCGACGCATTGCAGTCATTCCAGATAGCCAGGATCCCGCTCATGCGCGTGCTCCGGCTTGCGCTTCGGCCGACCTGAGTTGCCGGGGCAGCCCCAATGCCATGCACGCGGCGATCACGAACGTTCCTGCCAGGAACACCAGGCCAACGGTGTCGGTGTGGAAGGTCTGGCGGAACACGCCGAGGATGTATGGGCCGAAGAAGCCGCCGATATTGCCGACGGAATTCACGAGCGCCAGAGCAACGGCCGCCCGTGCGCCGGCAAAGTGCTGTGACGGAAAGCTGTAGAACAGGGGCACGGCTGCCTGCATGCAGGCAGCCATGCATAGCCCGGCGAACGCCAGGATAGCGCTCTGCGCGAATGCGGACATGGTCAATCCGATCGCCGCCAGCATCAGGATGGCGCTGAGCACGCCGGCGCGATTCTTTTCGCGCGGCGGAATGCGCGACAGCGTGAAGAGCGCCATGGCGCAGAACACCCAGGGCACCGCCGAGAGCAGTCCGGCCTGGACCGCGCTGACCGAGAAGCGCAGCTTGATGATCTGCGGCAGCCAGTAGGTGACGGCGTAGAAGCCGATGAGCATGGACGTGTACTGGAAGCAGTAGTACCACGCCGCGCGGGTCTTCATGACCGAGGCGATGGCGCTCAGGCCGTGACTGTCATCGGCCCCGCTGTTCCGGTCGCTGCGGATCGCCGCGATGAGCGTCTGCTTCTCGCGGGCCGTCAGCCATCGCGCCTTCTCAGGGGTGCTGGCCATGGCGAAACAGGTGATGATGCCCACCACCACGGCCAGGGCGCCCTCGATGATCAGGACCCACTGCCAGCCGGAAACGCCAAGGATCCCGTCCATGGTCAATAGGGCGGCGGTCATGGCGCTGCCCAGCGCCAGTGAAATGGGAATGCCGATCTGGAATACCGCAAATGCCCTGGTCAGATAGCGGATCGGCACGAACAGACTGAGATAGAAGAGAATGCCGGGGTAAAAGCCGGCTTCGCCGACCCCAAGCAACAGGCGGAAGATATAGAGCGACGTGGCACCGGTGACCAGGGATGTGCCCATGCAGATCAGGCCCCACGTGACCATGATCCGGGCGATCCAAAGCTTGGCGCCGTAACGTTGCAGAGCAATGTTCGATGGGATCTCGAACAGCACATAACCGATAAAGAAGAGTCCCGAGGCCAGACCGAACATTGCCGGCGTCAGGCCGAGCGCGGCTTGCATGTCGGGGCCGGCAACGGAGAGGTTGGTGCGGTCGACATAGGACACGAAGATCCCGATCAATGCCAGAGGCATGATCTTTCGGATGACTTTCGATACGATGCGCTGCTGTTCTGCGATGCTCTCATCAACCGCATCGGGACTAAGTGCCCCGGGAATGGACTGAAGCGATGTCGTCATGTCTCCTCCATTGTTGGAGTGGATGTTGGATAGTTAGGACGGAAGAAGCTCACCGGAAATCCCTCCGCCGGGGAAGCCTCGCAACATCGATGCCATGTCCGCGACGACGCAACTGAAGGGCAAACAGGCGTGCCTTCTGGGGTCGGAGCGTTGTCAGGATGACAATTGTGTCCACGTACATGTTTGCCGCGAGGACATCGGTCCTGGCGCGCGGCGCGCGCCACTCAAAAAAGGCTGGAAAGAACGGCCGGCATCAGGCCGGCCGGTCGCGGCGGCGTCGGGCTGTCAGTGCCAGGTCCTAAACGTGTCCCAGCACCGGATGCGGTTCATATCCTTCCTCGAGGTGCCGAACTTCTTCGGGTGTGAGCCTCACTTCCAGCGCGGCCACCGCCTGGTCCAGTTGGGCCGCCTTGCTGATGCCGATGACGGGAGCCGTCACGCCCTTGTGCAGTAGCCAGGCATAGGCCAGTTCCGCGTTGCTGATGCCCTTCTGGCCGGCCATCCGGGTGAGGTTGTCGACGACATTGAAATCCGATTCCCGAAAATAGAATTTCTTGGCCAGATGATCGGTCTTTGCGCGCTCGGTGTCTCCGAACCCCTCACGCTTGCGGTTGCCCGCGAGGAAGCCGCGGGCGAGCGGGCTCCACGGCAGCAGGGCTACACCGGAGTCCTTGCACAAGGGATTCATTTCGCGCTCTTCTTCCCGGTACAAGAGGTTGTAGTGGTTCTGCATGCTGACGAACCGGGTCCAGCCATTTTCCTTCGCCACCTGCTGGGCCTTCGCAAATTGCCACGCCCACATGCTGCTGGCGCCGAGATAGCGGACCTTGCCGGCCTTGACCACATCATGCAAGGCCTCCATCGTTTCCTCGATCGGCGTCTGCGTGTCGTAACGGTGGATCTGGTACAGGTCTATGTAGTCGGTACCCAGGCGCTGCAACGAAGCGTCGACCGCATGGAAAATGCGTTTACGGCTCAAGCCATCCCTGTTCGGCCGGCGCACGAACGAGGCCATCTTGACGCCCTCGTAGGCAATATCGACCGGCTCGTAGACCTTGGTAGCGACCACGGCTTCTTCGCGTCGGCTCCCCGGAAACATCTCTTTGAGGAACTTGCCGGTCAGGACCTCCGACATGCCGCCCGAATAGGTGTCGCCGGTGTCGAAGAAATTGATGCCAAGGTCGACCGCGCGTTTGACCAGCGGCCGGGATGCGTCTTCATCCATGACCCAGGGACGCCACTCAGGGCTCCCGAATGTCAGCATGCCGAGGCAGATTCGCGAAACCTTCAGGCCGGTCGTGCCGAGGCGGACGTATTCCATGCGTATGTCTCCAGGTTGTATGCATGACGCTCCGAGGATCGGAGCGGAAGGCATTGCTTCCGCACCGTCTGTCGGGTCGAGCGATTGGCTGAGCACTATGCATGCCAGCCTGGGATCGTCCTCTCTACGTTCAGGCGGCGTGTGCAGAGGCGCTTTTGTGGCGTTGGCATGTACGCGCAGAGGACAATGACTGTCCGCGGTTGTGCACGCGGAAGACAGTTGGGCGCCTTAGCCTGCGAGACCAGTCATTCACGGCGACTAAGTGCAACGAATCGATGTGCTAGCATGGCGTGCCACACGAACACTCAAGCAGGCCCATCCTGCCCGCCGTGAGAACATGAAGCTCGACAACATCGATCGCCGGATTCTGAACGCCTTGCAGGAGGATGGACGTTTGCAGAACGTGGATCTGGCCAAGCGGGTGGGGCTGTCTCCTTCGCCCTGTTTGCGGCGCGTCAGATTGCTGGAGGAGGCGGGAGTTATCGAGCGCTACGTTGCGGTTGTGAACCCGGCGAAGGTGGGCGTGGGCCTGACGGTCTTCGTGCGAGTTTGGCTCAAGGGGCAGGACGAGGAGACGGTCAACAGCTTCGTGGCAGCCATCAAGGACATGCCCGAGGTGACGGAGTGTCACCTGATGGCGGGCGACTGCGACTTTCTCTTGCGCGTCGTGAGCCAGGATCTGGACGCGTACCGGCAGTTTCAGATGACCCATCTTGCCCGGTTGAAGGCCGTCCAGAACGTCAAGAGCGAAATCCCGATGCAGCGGATCAAGCAGACGTCCACGATCCTCCTTTGAAGCTGCATTGCGTGGCGCGATGCAGATCTCGCCGTATCAAAGCCGTCGAGGCTGCATGTGACCGCCGAGGTGGCCACATGCTCGAGTCAGCCCGCGGCAGGGAAGTTCCAGCGTTGCGCTAAATCGTGGCGCCTTGGATTTTGCGCAAGGTAGCCGGGGCACCGCACAAGAATATGTCGACCTTTTGTCGGATGACCGCTTCCATGTCGTCCGGCACACTGAGTCCATACACCCACTTGCGCACGCCCAGATAGAAGATTGCCGCGTGCAGGCTCCAGACCATCTCGATCGCGGCATCGTTTTCCGCGGCATTGCGCGGCGCGGCAATGCCGAACGCTTCGCGTATCTCAGCCAGGACCGGCAGGAAGACCTTGCTGCGCAGCATGTCCATGTACCTGTCGTTGATGCCCTCGTGGGTCAGGCCGGAAAAGATGAACAGCCGGATCCATTCTTCGCGCAGGATCACTGACGAGTAGTCGATATAGAAGGCATAGAGCCGCTCGATCAGTGGGAGCGAACAGTCGGCGATCTGCTGTTCCCATTCGGGACGCCACTGGAAGACCTCGTTGTACACGCGCTCGATGAGGGCCTCCTTGTTCTCGAAGTACCGATAGAGCAGCGGCTGGGTGATCCCGATCTGCCTGGCGAGATCGCGCGTACTGCCTCCGAAGCCGCTCCGGGTAAAGTGTTCGATCGCCTTTTCGACAATCTGCTGTTGCCGTTCCGCGGGCAGGAGCCGACGGGCAACTTTGTCGGAGGCGCTATCCCAATCCGCTACTTTGCTTGTTTCCATGATGTATGGCCCGACTTTGCCGCGGATCGCGCCCGTGGGAACCCGACCATGCCGCGGATGCTCCGGTTAAGGGCCCCTCTCCCAGGTGGGAGAGGGTAGAAGTCATGCCCTTACGCCTCGGCCGTCCCCTTGGTCCCCATCCCCAATTCACAAGCCACGCGCTGATTCTGATACGCCGCACGCTCCCACGCGCCTCTTGCCGAACGGTCCGTCACCGAGAAGGCGTAGATGCCGGCGAACGCGACCAGCATGGAGAACAGTGCCGGATACTCGTACGGGTAGATTGCCGAGGCATGGCCCAGTACCTGCACCCAGACCGTTGGGCTCAGGATCGTGAGAACCACAGCCGTGACGAGTCCCAGCGTCCCGCCGATTACGGCGCCACGCGTAGTCAGTCCCCGCCAGTAGATCGACAGCAGCAGCACCGGGAAGTTGGAGCTGGCGGCAATCGAGAACGTCAGGCTGACGATGAAGGCGATGGTCTGCTTCTCGAACAGGATGCCGAGCAGGATCGACAGCACACCCAGCACCAGCGTAGTGGTACGCGAGACCCGCATCTCATCCTTCTCAGATGCCTTGCCTTGGCGAATGACCGTTGCATAGAGGTCATGCGAGATGGCGGAAGAGCCAGCCAGGGCGAGCCCGGCAACGACGGCAAGGATAGTCGAGAACGCCACGGCGCAGATGAAGCCGAGGAACACGTTGCCGCCGACCGCATGGGCCAGGTGCACGGCCACCATGTTGACGCCACCGATCACGGCACCTGTGCCATTGTGGTACAGCGGATCGCCGGCGACCAGTGCGATCGTGCCGAAGCCGATCACGATGATCATGGCGTAGCCAGTGCCGACGATGCCGGTGGCATAGAGCACGCTCTTGCGCGCGGCCTTGACATTGCTGACGGTGAAGAAGCGCATCAGGATGTGCGGCAGGCCTGCGGTGCCGAAGATCAGCGCCAGGCCGAGCGACACGGCCGACACCGGGTCGGACACCAGACCGCCTGGACGCATGATGGCGTCATGCTTGCCATGCGTGGTGACGGCATGCTCGAACAGGCTGTTCAGGTTGAAGCCAAAGCGGCTCATCACCATGAAGGCCATGAAGGCGCAACCGGCAAGCAGCAGGACGGCCTTGATGATCTGGATCCAGGTGGTGGCCAGCATGCCGCCAAAGAACACGTACACGACCATCAGCACGCCGACCAGCACCACGGCCGAGGTGTAGCTGAAACCAAACAGCAACTCCACCAGCTTGCCCGCGCCCACCATCTGCGACACCAGATAGAGCAGGACGATCACGATCGAGCTCGACGCCGAGAACGCCCGGATGGGTCGCTGCTTGAGCCGGTACGAGAGCACATCGGCGAGCGTATAGCGGCCCAGGTTGCGCAACGGCTCCGCGATCAGGAACAGGATGATCGGCCAGCTTGCCAGGAAGCCGATCGAATAGATCAGGCCGTCATAGCCGCTGGTGAAGACGAGCGCCGAAATGCCGAGGAGCGATGCGGCGGACATATAGTCGCCGGCAATGGCCCAGCCGTTCTGCATGGCGGTGATCTTGCCGCCCGCGGCGTAGTGGTCGGCGACGCTGTTATTGCGCTTTGCCGCCCACCGCGTCACGACAAGCGTCGCGGCTACGAACACCAGGAACATGGCAATGGCGATCAGGTTCAGGCCCTGGCCAACCGGCGGGGTGGCTGCCAGCACGGGAGTGGCAGCCGTGAGGGCAGCGGCTGCAGTCAGTACGCGTTTCATGACGGCTCTCCCTGGCGGATCTCGTCGATCATCTTGTCGTAGACGGTGTTGCTGCGGTACACGTAGACTGCCACCATCGCGAACGTGAAGGCAAACATGCCAAAGCCGATGGGAATGCCCACCGTCATCGGCTGTCCCGGCGTCAGCGGCACGGCAAGCAAGTCCGGGCGGAAGGCCAGCGTGAGAATGAAACCGAAGTAGACCAGCAGCATGACAGCGGTGAGCGTCCAGGAGAAGGCGCGACGCGCGCGGTGCAAGCGCTCGAAGCGCGGTTGCCTCAGCATCGGGTGCGGGTCCACCGAGCCGTCGATGCGGGCTAGTCCTGGCGCCGAAGGAAAGGGGGCGGTGTGGGTCATGACATTGTCTCCATATGCCTGTTGTCTGGATCTGCGTCAGAACTGACGGGATACTGCTGTCTCGCGCATGACCGCCTCCGGTGTGCGATAACGTTCGGCCATTTCGCGGTCCTGATCGCTCTTGAGCTGGGCCTGCATGTAGGCGCCGAGGTGGCGCGCGTGCTCGACAATCGCATGTCCGAACTGGACGCGCTCGGTACTGTACGCGTCGAGGGCCGTCTCGACGGTCGAATGTTCGCTGAGGGCGCGCACGATTGCCATCGCATCTCCCGCAGCCTTGGTGACGCCCATGCCGCAGTGAGGGCGGGCGACAAAAGCGGCGTCACCGAGCAAGGCAATCCTGCCGAAAGCCATGCGCGGCACCGTCAGATCGAAGATCGGCTGGAACAGTGGTTGGGCTGTCTTGGTGACGACCTCGGCAAACTGCGGGGCGAGCAAGGATGTCGCCGCATCTTCCATGTCGGCGATCACGTCGGGGCGAATCAGGCCCGGCGGGATGCCGTTGGGCCAGCGCTTGCCGCTGGCGTCAGTCAGCAGATCGGGCAATTCGTCGTCCTCGCGCGTCGCGCGATACCAGACGAAGTTGTAGCGACGCTGCCCAGGTTCGGTGCTGTTGGCTTCACCCGCCACCGGATACCCGAGGATTTGCTCGCGCGGAGGCAGGCAGAAGGCGAACTTGTCAAAGATCGCCGCGTGAGTGTCGGGCGAAAGCTGTGACTCGTCGACCAGGCCGCGCCACGCAATGTATCCGGCGTATTCCAGGCCGGCCGAAGGCAAGAGCTGTTCGCGCACGCTGGAACGGAAGCCGTCGGCGGCGATAACCAGATCGGCCCGGTGGGTCGAACCGTCCTGCAGCGTCACCGTAGCGTGGTCCCGGTACGTATCGACGGACGTCACGAACGCGCCCGTCCGATAGGTGCCCGTGAAAGCCTTGCCGAGCACGTCATACATCTTGCCCCAGGCGGTCAGCGTCTGAGGCATGTCCCGATCGGCAAGCGACACACCCTCCCGGGAGAGCGTGATTCGGGTATTGACGTGCACGCCAATGCTTTCATCGACCACCACGCCCGCCGATGCCAGCGCGTCGAACAATTCCGGGTGCGTGACGATGCCGGCGCCGCGCCCAGTCAGCGCTTCGGGCGTGCGCTCGAAGATCTCTACATTCCAGCCATTGCGGCTGAGCATGTTGGCCGCAAACAGCCCGCCCAGCGATCCACCTACGACAATCGCCTTCGGCTTGTTGTGCAATACGGTATTCATGCCAGTGCTCCAGTCTTTGCTTGTGCACTGTCGGGCAGTGCCAGTCCTGCCACTTCGGCAGCGGGGTAGTTGAGTTCGATCGTGACGCCGGAAGGATCCTCGAGGAAAACCTGATGCAGGCCGAGGCTTGGTACCGTGCGATCACGCCAGGAGATGCCTTCAGCACGCAGGGTCGCCCACATCTGCTCGACGCCCGTGGCCAGGAAGGCGATGTGGTCCAGCGTGCCGGTGCCAGACGCGGGCAGGGATTTGTCGCCCAGATAGGCGGACAGGCCGGAAGGGTTGTCCGGATCCACGCCAATGATGTGAACCGTCCCGTAGTCGCTCTCGTCGTCACCCATATAGAGCCATGCGCCGGGAAAGTCGAAGGGTGGTCGATAGCCGCGCCGGAACCCCAGGACGCGTTCGTAGAACGCGCAGGACCGCTCCAGGTCCGTGGTGCGTATCGAATAGTGTGCTAGTTTGGCCAGTGCCATCGAAGCCTCCTGTAAATTATCAACCGATCAGTGATCGATGGATAAATAGTAGGGCGGAAGCTGTTGGAGGCCAAGAACCTCTAGGGTGGGACATACCCTAACTTCCTGATTATTTTCGGCCGATAAATGACCTGGGGTGCACCTTTAGACGCCGAAGCGTGGAAGCCGGCGAGTTCGTCAGTCTGATTGCTGCTGCGCAAACTGAAAAGCGATCCGTTGGCAGGGTAGACGGGAGGTCACAATCACAGCGGCAGCCTTGCCCAAGGCGTCCTCAGACCAGGTGTACTTCTCCGGGTTTTCCCTTCGTATTTATCATTTGACAAGCAATTTGACGTATATCAAAGTTATCGATAGCTAAACAAAGAACCGGGCTGCATCGAATAGCTGCGGCCTAACAGGAGACCTTCATGGGACATGCAGTCATGGGTGCGCAGCGCACCGCTCGTCGCTTCTGTATTGGGGTGTTCGCTGGCTTGCTCGCCGTGGGTGCGCAAGCACAGACGATCAAGATTGGGCTTCCTGTACCGCTTACCGGTCCCTACGGCGCGGAGGCAAAGGACCAGGTGCGAAATGCCGAGCTGGCCGTCAAGGAATTCAATGATGCCGGCGGTCTGAACGGCCGCAAGGCCGAGTTGCTGGTGCGTGACGACAAGCTCAATCCCGGTGAGGCAGCCACGCGGACCCTGGAATTGCTCGAGAAGGACGGTGCGCAGTTCATCGTAGGTGGTCTTTCTGCCGCGACGCAGCTATCCATCAACAACGTTACCAAGCAGCGCAAGGTCATCTATATCTCGATCAGTCAGTCCGACGTCATTAATGAGGCGACCGATGCGAGCCCTTACACGTTTCATGAGGCAATGAATCCCCACATGACGACGCAGGCCGTGGGCCGCTATGTCTTCAAGAAGGGGATGCGTATTGCCTTCCTGACCGCTGACTACGCCTATGGCCACGAGATGACGCGCGGCTTCACGCGAGTGGCCAAAGACCTTGGCGCCGAGGTGGTTGGCGAAGTGCGGCATCCGCTTGGGCAACAGGACTACTCCAC
Proteins encoded in this region:
- a CDS encoding ABC transporter substrate-binding protein — protein: MGAQRTARRFCIGVFAGLLAVGAQAQTIKIGLPVPLTGPYGAEAKDQVRNAELAVKEFNDAGGLNGRKAELLVRDDKLNPGEAATRTLELLEKDGAQFIVGGLSAATQLSINNVTKQRKVIYISISQSDVINEATDASPYTFHEAMNPHMTTQAVGRYVFKKGMRIAFLTADYAYGHEMTRGFTRVAKDLGAEVVGEVRHPLGQQDYSTFLPRLMALKPDVLIFNNFGRDNQISIKQASDYGMKKSIKFVTPVMTYTSRVAGGANTYEGVIGGTQYFWEMEATTSSAKAFNAAFRAKNEGRYPSDYGAMAYSAVKSLLLAVKSAGSSETEKVATALRNLKYDTYKGQQYYRPCDQQSVQSVLVIQSNSKEAANPDDVFKVLHVEPASEKLLRPCTELGFKG
- a CDS encoding VOC family protein, whose protein sequence is MALAKLAHYSIRTTDLERSCAFYERVLGFRRGYRPPFDFPGAWLYMGDDESDYGTVHIIGVDPDNPSGLSAYLGDKSLPASGTGTLDHIAFLATGVEQMWATLRAEGISWRDRTVPSLGLHQVFLEDPSGVTIELNYPAAEVAGLALPDSAQAKTGALA
- a CDS encoding FAD binding domain-containing protein, with amino-acid sequence MNTVLHNKPKAIVVGGSLGGLFAANMLSRNGWNVEIFERTPEALTGRGAGIVTHPELFDALASAGVVVDESIGVHVNTRITLSREGVSLADRDMPQTLTAWGKMYDVLGKAFTGTYRTGAFVTSVDTYRDHATVTLQDGSTHRADLVIAADGFRSSVREQLLPSAGLEYAGYIAWRGLVDESQLSPDTHAAIFDKFAFCLPPREQILGYPVAGEANSTEPGQRRYNFVWYRATREDDELPDLLTDASGKRWPNGIPPGLIRPDVIADMEDAATSLLAPQFAEVVTKTAQPLFQPIFDLTVPRMAFGRIALLGDAAFVARPHCGMGVTKAAGDAMAIVRALSEHSTVETALDAYSTERVQFGHAIVEHARHLGAYMQAQLKSDQDREMAERYRTPEAVMRETAVSRQF